Proteins encoded within one genomic window of Bacillus thuringiensis:
- a CDS encoding GntR family transcriptional regulator, giving the protein MASGSTQVKYLGIYQKMKQQILDGEYKINEKIPSSPVLAEEFGVSALTIKKALDLLVRDGYIIRRRGSGTVVQDWRQQEKARMIQTLTGTKAVYGSEVESKIIEFTIVGSDEIIAEKLGLSVGDFVYKIIRLRIIHNIPTIMEHTWMPISVIPGVEASVLEESIYSHIQNKLGLEVGTSVVRVKGVRPDDQEKQFMNLTNQDFLMRVEQVAYLTDGRTFEYSYADHLPETFEFETVITAKNYKEA; this is encoded by the coding sequence ATGGCAAGCGGATCAACACAAGTAAAATACCTCGGCATCTATCAAAAAATGAAACAGCAAATTTTAGACGGTGAATATAAAATTAACGAAAAAATCCCGAGCAGTCCCGTCCTTGCTGAAGAATTTGGCGTTTCAGCTCTTACTATTAAAAAAGCGCTGGATCTGCTAGTGAGAGACGGATACATCATCCGCCGGCGCGGAAGTGGAACAGTCGTTCAAGATTGGCGTCAGCAGGAAAAGGCACGAATGATTCAAACTTTAACAGGTACGAAAGCTGTTTATGGCAGCGAGGTAGAAAGTAAAATTATCGAGTTTACGATTGTCGGTTCCGATGAAATCATTGCTGAAAAATTAGGCCTTTCAGTGGGGGATTTTGTATATAAAATCATCCGCCTCCGCATCATTCACAATATCCCAACGATTATGGAGCATACATGGATGCCTATTTCGGTCATCCCAGGTGTTGAAGCTTCGGTTTTAGAGGAATCGATCTACTCGCACATTCAAAATAAACTAGGTCTTGAAGTAGGAACATCCGTTGTTAGGGTCAAAGGGGTTCGCCCAGATGATCAAGAAAAGCAGTTTATGAACTTAACAAATCAAGATTTCCTAATGAGAGTTGAACAAGTGGCCTACTTAACGGATGGACGAACTTTTGAATATTCTTATGCTGATCATCTACCGGAAACCTTTGAATTTGAAACAGTCATTACCGCAAAAAATTATAAAGAGGCATAA